A window of Macrotis lagotis isolate mMagLag1 chromosome X, bilby.v1.9.chrom.fasta, whole genome shotgun sequence contains these coding sequences:
- the RAB36 gene encoding ras-related protein Rab-36 isoform X2, translated as MGTRGVLGRAGRGGPDRAAVRLDRMESKLMPLGLPVSRDRVISDFPKWYTPEACLQLKDHFHRQVRAACQERRTGTVGLKVSKVVVLGDLYVGKTSLINRFCKDSFDRDYKATIGVDFEIERFEIAGIPYSLQIWDTAGQEKFKCIASAYYRGAQVIITAFDLADIETLSHTRQWLADAQRENEPGSSFVFLVGTKKDLVSGPACEQTEMDAVRLANEMQAEYWSVSAKTGMEESSAARQEGTSPSSPGCC; from the exons AGACTGGACAGGATGGAATCCAAACTGATGCCCTTGGGGCTGCCTGTCAGCAGAGACCGAGTCATCTCTGACTTTCCCAAG TGGTACACACCCGAGGCCTGCCTTCAGCTCAAGGACCACTTCCACAGGCAGGTCCGAGCTGCCTGTCAGGAGAGGCGGACGGGCACAGTAGG GCTGAAGGTGTCTAAAGTTGTTGTCCTTGGAGATCTCTACGTGGGGAAGACCAGCCTCATCAACAG GTTCTGTAAAGACAGTTTTGATCGGGACTACAAGGCCACCATTGGGGTCGATTTTGAGATTGAGAGGTTCGAGATCGCTGGGATCCCCTACAGCCTCCAGAT CTGGGACACAGCTGGACAAGAGAAGTTCAAGTGCATCGCATCAGCTTACTACAGGGGGGCCCAGG TTATCATCACCGCCTTTGACCTAGCAGATATCGAGACCCTGAGCCACACCAG GCAGTGGCTGGCAGATGCCCAAAGGGAGAATGAGCCTGGTTCCAGCTTCGTCTTCCTGGTTGGCACAAAGAAGGATTTAGTG tcAGGTCCGGCCTGTGAGCAGACAGAGATGGATGCCGTCCGTCTGGCCAATGAAATGCAGGCAGAGTACTGGTCAGTTTCagccaaaacag GAATGGAGGAGAGCTCAGCTGCAAGGCAAGAAGGTACCAGCCCCAGCAGCCCTGGGTGCTGCTAG
- the RAB36 gene encoding ras-related protein Rab-36 isoform X1 yields MGTRGVLGRAGRGGPDRAAVRLDRMESKLMPLGLPVSRDRVISDFPKWYTPEACLQLKDHFHRQVRAACQERRTGTVGLKVSKVVVLGDLYVGKTSLINRFCKDSFDRDYKATIGVDFEIERFEIAGIPYSLQIWDTAGQEKFKCIASAYYRGAQVIITAFDLADIETLSHTRQWLADAQRENEPGSSFVFLVGTKKDLVSGPACEQTEMDAVRLANEMQAEYWSVSAKTGENVKAFFTRVAALAFEQSMLQELEKKGSRLAQIGVGTSIGIRMEESSAARQEGTSPSSPGCC; encoded by the exons AGACTGGACAGGATGGAATCCAAACTGATGCCCTTGGGGCTGCCTGTCAGCAGAGACCGAGTCATCTCTGACTTTCCCAAG TGGTACACACCCGAGGCCTGCCTTCAGCTCAAGGACCACTTCCACAGGCAGGTCCGAGCTGCCTGTCAGGAGAGGCGGACGGGCACAGTAGG GCTGAAGGTGTCTAAAGTTGTTGTCCTTGGAGATCTCTACGTGGGGAAGACCAGCCTCATCAACAG GTTCTGTAAAGACAGTTTTGATCGGGACTACAAGGCCACCATTGGGGTCGATTTTGAGATTGAGAGGTTCGAGATCGCTGGGATCCCCTACAGCCTCCAGAT CTGGGACACAGCTGGACAAGAGAAGTTCAAGTGCATCGCATCAGCTTACTACAGGGGGGCCCAGG TTATCATCACCGCCTTTGACCTAGCAGATATCGAGACCCTGAGCCACACCAG GCAGTGGCTGGCAGATGCCCAAAGGGAGAATGAGCCTGGTTCCAGCTTCGTCTTCCTGGTTGGCACAAAGAAGGATTTAGTG tcAGGTCCGGCCTGTGAGCAGACAGAGATGGATGCCGTCCGTCTGGCCAATGAAATGCAGGCAGAGTACTGGTCAGTTTCagccaaaacag GGGAGAATGTGAAGGCTTTTTTCACCCGAGTTGCGGCCCTGGCATTCGAACAGTCCATGCTGCAGGAGCTGGAAAAGAAGGGTAGCCGCCTGGCCCAGATTGGAGTGGGAACCTCCATCGGCATCA GAATGGAGGAGAGCTCAGCTGCAAGGCAAGAAGGTACCAGCCCCAGCAGCCCTGGGTGCTGCTAG